In a genomic window of Rhopalosiphum maidis isolate BTI-1 chromosome 4, ASM367621v3, whole genome shotgun sequence:
- the LOC113552733 gene encoding acetyl-coenzyme A transporter 1-like isoform X4, translating into MKKVFQVDDGQGHLAVVDESNLTDVPNLKGDWHNIFILISLYIIQGIGTSVYIGVPIILQGNKNVTYKDQAFLSMVAWSYSFRIILAPLVDALYIQKVGRRKSWLIPGYFLIGGCFIYMGMNIEDWIPADRGKPNILRLFYPMLFIHALVATQFIVIDSWVLTMLKKNNLGYGPTCSLIGVPFGVMFGSFILVEFTSENFSNKYLRFSPDTGGIVTFPGFFYFCGFLFILISILIGIFKKEKCNRLEDNHMKLNIIQYYIILWKVLKLPSIRVLSIALLTEEIGFASSAFTVWILQLIDAGVPKDNVMLVHSSMIIVKIITPIIISKYTAGPKTMSVYLIMSPIRF; encoded by the exons ATGAAGAAGGTATTTCAAGTAGATGATGGACAAGGACATCTTGCAGTAGTTGACGAGTCGAATTTGACCGATGTTCCGAATTTGAAAGGTGATtggcataacatttttatattaatatcgctGTACATAATACAAGGAATAGGTACCAGTGTATACATAGGAGTGCCGATTATTTTGCAAGGCAACAAAAACGTAACTTATAAAGACCAG gCTTTTCTTAGCATGGTGGCATGGTCATATAgctttagaataatattggcACCTTTAGTGGACGCCCTCTATATACAAAAGGTAGGAAGACGAAAATCTTGGCTAATACCAGGTTACTTTTTAATCG GCGGGTGCTTCATTTATATGGGAATGAATATTGAAGATTGGATACCTGCAGATAGAGGAAAGCCAAATATATTAAGACTGTTCTATCCGATGTTATTCATTCACGCTTTGGTAGCTACACAATTCATAGTCATCGACAGTTGGGTACTAACAATGCTAAAGAa gaaTAACCTGGGTTACGGGCCAACTTGTAGTTTAATAGGTGTACCGTTTGGTGTAATGTTTGGCTCTTTTATTCTAGTTGAGTTCACGTCAGagaattttagtaataagtatCTACGATTTTCACCGGATACAGGAGGAATAGTGACTTTTCCAG gttttttttatttttgtggttttctgtttattttaatatcaatattaattggcattttcaaaaaagaaaaatgtaacaGGTTAGAAGACAACCACATGAAACTcaacattattcaatattatataattttatggaaagtTTTAAAGCTACCCAGTATCCGGGTACTATCGATTGCATTGTTGACAGAGgag attGGGTTTGCTTCATCTGCCTTTACTGTGTGGATTTTACAACTCATTGACGCAGGAGTACCAAAAGATAATGTTATGCTTGTACATTCATCAatgattatagtaaaaatcattacaccaattattatatcaaaatacacCGCGGGACCTAAAACAATGAGcgtatacttaataatgtcACCCATCAG attctaA
- the LOC113549340 gene encoding acetyl-coenzyme A transporter 1-like: MKKELQVDDGQEAAAAVTVVDESNSADVPNLKGDWHNIFILTLLYIMQGIGNSVYIGVPIILQGNKNITYKDQAFLSMVAWPNSLRIILAPLVDALYIQKVGRRKSWLIPVNILIGGCFIYMGINIEEWIPADRGKPNILKLFYPMLFIQVLVATQFIVIDSWVLTMLKKNNVGHGSTCNFIGVPIGATIGSFILVEFTSENFSNKFLRFSPDTGGIVTFPGFFYFCGFLFILISILIGIFKKEKCNRLEDNHMKLNIIQYYIILWKVLKLPSIRVLLIALLTDKFAFASSAITVWILQLIDAGVPKDNVVIINSSMIIVKIITSTIISKYTAGPKTMSVYLIVSPIRLMWNITFVIFIYYTTKFVTNNGKIGFPIYYYVILVFLFIVNNILSTIMKLSRHSLFSRISDPRFGGIYMALLNTFSSFGISSSISLAISLIDFLTLKACLFNYNNNCSTSSPNNACKTNRSSCFVLVNGYYVESVLCILFGIGWYYIFSGTFKSAQVKSSSHWMVNVKNNTVKKNETTENNG, encoded by the exons ATGAAGAAGGAACTTCAAGTAGATGATGGACAAGAAGCTGCCGCAGCAGTTACAGTAGTTGACGAGTCAAATTCGGCCGATGTTCCGAATTTGAAAGGTGATtggcataacatttttatattaacattgctGTATATAATGCAAGGAATAGGTAACAGTGTATACATAGGAGTGCCGATTATTTTGCAAGGCAACAAAAACATAACTTATAAAGACCAG gCTTTTCTTAGCATGGTGGCATGGCCGAAtagtttaagaataatattggcACCTTTAGTGGACGCCCTCTATATACAAAAGGTAGGAAGACGAAAATCTTGGCTAATAccggtaaacattttaatcg GTGGGTGCTTCATTTATATGGgaataaatattgaagaatGGATACCTGCAGATAGAGGAAagccaaatatattaaaactgttCTATCCGATGTTATTCATTCAAGTTTTGGTAGCTACGCAATTTATAGTCATTGACAGTTGGGTACTTACAATGCTAAAGAA AAATAACGTGGGTCACGGTTCAACTTGCAATTTTATAGGTGTACCCATTGGTGCAACGATTGGCTCTTTTATTCTAGTTGAGTTCACGTCAGagaattttagtaataagttTTTACGATTTTCGCCGGATACAGGAGGAATAGTGACTTTTCCag gttttttttatttttgcggttttctgtttattttaatatcaatattaattggcattttcaaaaaagaaaaatgtaacaGGTTAGAAGACAACCACATGAAACTcaacattattcaatattatataattttatggaaagtTTTAAAGCTACCCAGTATCCGGGTACTATTGATTGCATTGTTGACAgacaaa tttgcaTTTGCTTCGTCTGCCATTACTGTGTGGATTTTACAACTCATTGACGCAGGAGTACCAAAAGATAATGTTGTGattataaattcatcaatgattatagtaaaaatcattacatcaactattatatcaaaatacacCGCGGGACCTAAAACAATGAGCGTATACTTAATAGTGTCACCCATCag attAATGTGGAATAttacatttgttatatttatatattatacaacaaaattcGTAAcaaataatggaaaaatagGTTTTccaatatattactatgtaattttagtatttcttttcatagttaataac attctaAGCACGATCATGAAATTGTCTAGACATTCTTTATTTAGTCGGATAAGTGATCCTCGTTTTGGCGGTATTTACATggcattattaaatactttttcaagTTTTGGAATATCGTCATCGATTTCGCTTGCGATatcattaatagattttttaacgTTGAAAGcatgtttgtttaattataataacaattgttctACATCAAGTCCAAACAAC gCGTGTAAAACAAATAGGAGTAGTTGCTTTGTATTAGTTAACGGATATTATGTAGAATCGGTTCTGTGTATATTGTTTGGAATCGGATGGTACTATATCTTCAGTGGTACTTTTAAAAGTGCTCAAGTTAAGAGCTCTTCTCATTGGATGGTCAATGTGAAGAATAATACAGTTAAGAAAAATGAAACAACTGAAAACAATGGTTGA